A segment of the Cricetulus griseus strain 17A/GY chromosome 6, alternate assembly CriGri-PICRH-1.0, whole genome shotgun sequence genome:
TCTGTTTCCTTAGATATTTTCATGTGGCTATGTGAATTATAAAGTTAAGTAGCTAAGGTGGTTCTAaacaataaataacaacaaaactgtaAAGATGTTATGATACAATTGTTTAGTATTCAACTGGAGACAAATATATTAATGTATGGTTTATCTTATACTGGTGAAAAGGAGCTTGCAATATAATCAGCACATTAGATCAATTGAATTGCTCCCAAAGTTCAGCCTTCTAGCACTGGATCCTCAAGTTCTGAGATTTGTGCTACCAAAGAAATTCCTTTgtttatttacagaaaaattatCAATGTCACATGTTACAAAGAAAAAGGCCACAATTTCTATCCACAACATAACTGGGAGTAGAAGGATCAATCAATGCAAGGGAATCACTATATTCTGTGGCTTACTGATTTCATAGTTTCTGTGCCTCCCATTTGATTTTAGTCTTTACTCTCAGGTAAAACTTCTCTAAATTGCCATTTGGAGGTGAAACCAAAAGTAATATGCAGGCCTGAATCTTAAGGGAAAGTAGGCTTTCAAAAGACAGAGACCTGGATGTACATCCATAATGGCATCAGTGTATTCTTTCAGTTTCACGCTTCCTGCGTAACTCCTCTATGAAAGCACATCagttaagaaagagaaaaacatcacTATGattcttttcctcattttaacTAATAAATAGTGGACGAGTACAAATGTACCATTGTTTATTAAGTGTTCTTTGCCAGAAAGGCTGGTGGGTCTATCAATGAAAGGAACTGAAAGCATATATATCCTGTTAACTCTTGATAAAACAATTCCTGGTAGAGATGCAGCCAGATCCCTTGGCATAGCACTTGGAAATTTTCACGTAGAATAGTGTTTCTTCAAATCAGATGTGCACATCAATCTGGAGATTTGTCTCCAACATAGATTTGAACAGGCAGCTTTGAGATGGACTATTATACACCATTTTGATCTGCTGCACTGATACCTCTGTTAATAGTTTGCATCAATTGTTGTCCTTATTGatgtgaaaacaaaaatagaaatctgACAAGAGCAACTTAGATAAGAACTTATTTGGGCTCGTTTTTAAGAACGTTACATAGGTACCATGGAAAGAAGGCTGAGAGGCAGAAAAGAGGTGCCTTGGACACAGTGTGTTCACATTCAAAAGCATGAGTTGAATGACTTTGCCGATGCCTTCCTCTGTGTTCATTTTCATCAGCCCATGACTCCAGTAAAGAGGAGATTCTGTCTCTTCTAAACAATGTGTACTTTTTCCTCGGGATAGCCTCTGTAAAAGTACCTCCACAGGCAGAGGAAGAGATGAGACTGGTAGGTGATTTTCAACCTAATAAAGCTGACTATGAACATTGAGTATCAATGATCTAAGAAGTACAGGCTGCAAAAGGGGACAGAAAATAAGGCCACATGACTTATATCAAAACATATAGCTTTCAACTAGAACACCAAAAATATGGCCACAGAGAATGTTAAAAACTACAAATGTATTTGTCACAAAACTATAGTTGCAGTTTATTGAAAAGTTGAGGCATCATTGCTGTTCTGATAACTTTTTTACTGAGCATTGTATTCAAGGCCTGCTTTACATCTTTATTCCTCAGGCTGTATATTAGTGGATTAAGCATTGGACTTACAAAGGTATAGAAGACAGCTATTATTTTGGACTCCTCAACAGTCTTGTCAGTGGGTGGtcttacatacatgcagaagaGAGTCCCATAAAACAATGTGACAGCCATCATGTGGGAACCACAGGTAGAGAATGCCTTGTGCCTTCCTTCAGCTGATTTGATCCTTAGAATGGCAGCAATAATGAAGGCATAAGACACCAGGATAATTGTGAGGGAACTGGAGAGGTTAAAACCAGCTGATATTAACATGGCATGTTCTTTTATATAAGTATCAGAGCAAGACAGCTTAATGAGTGGTGGGTCAGCACAGTAGAAGTGGTTGATGACATTAGATTTACAGAAGGTCATACTGAAGGTCAGGATGGCTTGGAATAAACCATCTGAGAAGCCATAAACGTAAGGACATAGGGCCAAACAGATGCAGACTCTCCTGGACATTTTCACACTGTAACGCAGAGGATTACatatggccacatagcggtcataggccatggctgCCAGAATGTAAAACTCTGTGAGGAGAAGGGCAATGAAAAGGTAGCACTGGATGAAACATCCAGTGAAAGAAATGGTCTTCTTGTCTGATAAGAAATTAGTTAACATCTGTGGGGTCGCTGTTGATGTATAACACAGATCCACAAATGCCAAGTtactgaggaagaagtacatgggtgtgtgaagGGGGGAGTTCAGGCTTATCAGAGCCACCATGCCCATGTTGCCTAAGACAGTGACAaggtaaacaaacagaaacagcacAAAGAGGAATGGCTGAAGTTCTGAGCGATCTGTAAGCCCCAGTAAAATGAATTCTGTAAATTCAGTGTTGTTTGTGAAGGGCATCTCCTGAGATCTGAGTCTGTGATTCAGTCAGTGAAAACAAGGCAGACATGGAGTTAGATAAAATTTGACAATTAAAATCTAATGCAAATAATACAATAATCCTCTTTGTATTTCTATGAAACTCCTTCTACTCTGATTTTGTTTCTCTTAATTGTGTTTCTAACTATATACCTATACTAATCTATACATGAGtaaatttttgttatatatgtcttatctctctgattttctttttgcttcccaAGCTATTTATCCTGcaaagctaaacagactaaaatTCCTTTGTGAGGCATTTCTCAAATACTTCCCTCAAATGTGACTCTAACacagtcttttattttcatgtttccagGAGACCCCATACACCTACT
Coding sequences within it:
- the LOC113836344 gene encoding olfactory receptor 5M11-like isoform X2; amino-acid sequence: MPFTNNTEFTEFILLGLTDRSELQPFLFVLFLFVYLVTVLGNMGMVALISLNSPLHTPMYFFLSNLAFVDLCYTSTATPQMLTNFLSDKKTISFTGCFIQCYLFIALLLTEFYILAAMAYDRYVAICNPLRYSVKMSRRVCICLALCPYVYGFSDGLFQAILTFSMTFCKSNVINHFYCADPPLIKLSCSDTYIKEHAMLISAGFNLSSSLTIILVSYAFIIAAILRIKSAEGRHKAFSTCGSHMMAVTLFYGTLFCMYVRPPTDKTVEESKIIAVFYTFVSPMLNPLIYSLRNKDVLLQRLSRGKSTHCLEETESPLYWSHGLMKMNTEEGIGKVIQLMLLNVNTLCPRHLFSASQPSFHGTYVTFLKTSPNKFLSKLLLSDFYFCFHINKDNN